The DNA region GATAAATGGAACCCAAAAAGCATATCATTTTACCTGAAAGCGAAGTTCAGCCAATGTCTTGCTGTCATCCAATCTTCCATTTCCATAAGAATACGTCATTCCCACCTTCATGAATCAATGGGGGATTTGACAATCAGAACCTCATTATAAGTATTGTTCATTAATCAACCAGTAAAGCATACTTGCCACTACAAATATAACATATATTTCCCATGAAAACACATGTTTAGAGCTAAGCCGTCAATCCACACTACCAATTAAAATATTTGAGTTCTGAGGGACATATCATAGCCATTTCAGCCCTTACATTCACCATAACACTACAatgtaaaaacacttttttCCAGCTAAGAGAAGAGTGAAacatagaaaaaatattaacaacaTTGTGAAGAACCACGATGTCTGTGGTAACCATAAAATTTAGTTAACTGAGAAAAACACTCCCAAGAAATTCTGGAAAAGTGGGGGGGGCGGGGGGAAGTTTGATATGGATATCTCTGTCTGTCACAAGCATCTTAATCACAagcaatacattttttttcaccattttgAAAAAGTCATGTCATAAGCATCCCAATCATAAATCAGAGGTACCTTCCACccaactccccccccccccctcaccCACAACCCCAAAAATTGCTTTATTCTCTCAACTAGTAAAAGACCAAGTAGACTGATGTTTGACAACTTTTATAAACTATACAAGAAATGataaattaaattgaataatgTTGCATACACTATAGTGGACATGCGGGGGGAATGCAATTAGCCCAGCAATTTCTCCCACTACTTAAGTTTTTTGGTCACACTGTTCACAATCCTTTTGgcattaaacattaaaaaaaaaaatcatctgaTGGATACAATAAAGTATAGGAATTTATTTGTGCTAGCTAGTCTTTTCTAAACTAGTGCACAGGGGGTTAGAACCCTGGGTGATTTCAACTACCATCCTAAGGCCTAAGCATGATGccttaaaacaatttttttttttaatattggtaAGTAACACACACATTCAATGgatcttgaacccacaacctcaccctccacctagcaCTTATAAGGGGAGGAGATGCCAactgagctagagctcattgacAAAAGGACTAAAATGCGCTTGTGATTTGCTGATGATTTCAGGGTTTTTTTGGGAACTGATATTCAATCAGCATGGTTAGCTCAAGAAGCCTTGGTTTCCACCAAAAAAACCTCTCAAGTTTGAGGACTAACCCTACCAAGAGTGAAGTTTTTCTTGCCACTGTTCCTTTGAGGCTTACGCagcaaattcttttttttttttttttttttttttaataagtgcTTAAGCAACAAATTCTAGACCTTCTTCTATTAAATTTTCAGAGAAGGATTGCAAACCACTCATTGAGAATATCACAGCAAGCATTGACTCATGATCCTCCAAGTTTCCATCCTTTCCAGCTTCAActgataaaaattgattttgtttagcCATCATGCATATTGGACCAgaatctttgtttgtttttttaattgataagttATTACACACacccaatgggtcttgaacccatgacctcccCCTCAGCCTAGAACTTATAAGAGGAGGAGGTGCCAGTTAAGCTGGTGCTCATAGGCCATATAGGACCAGAATTTTTATTCTCTTGAAAAAGGTTATCAAGGTTGTGGAGAAGTTAAATAGTTTATTATGGAGTGTTTCAAGCACTCCTGCATTTGCAGTAAGTGTTAACTGAAATTTGGTTAGTAAGTCAAGGTCTAAAGGGGGATTACGCTTGAGAaaactagaagagtcaagtaaAGTTGAAATTATTGGCTTTATCTGGAATTGTTTTGCTCAGGCAGGCTCCATTTGGGTTCCTTGGGCTCAAATGAATCTTCTCAAAGGTAAGATCCTTTGGGTGGTGAAAACTCCTCAAGATTGCCCCTatgactaaaatttttaagatgaGAGAACCCAATAGGCCTTCCATAGGGTTTGCGATTGGCAATAGTAAAGCTATTCCTTCTGGCAGAATTGGTGGCATCCAGATCACACTTTGTATCCTAAATATGGCTACAGAGATATAGATCATGTAGCTTAGGTCTTTTGATGCTAAATTATCTTCTGTATTGAGGGATGGCAATTGAATCTGGAAGTCCGCTAGATATGAAGCCCTAGATATGAAGCCCTGGTGAACATTCAAAGGAAGTTGAATAAGGGAGGATAGACCTATACGGATCTCAGCAAAATCAAGGAACTATTCTTGTGCAGAAGCCTGGAAGTCTGCTAGTGCTAGATCTATTCTTTGAGCGGGCAGGGAAGATATGGAGGACCATTATGAATTGACGTTTAATAAAGAATCCTAAGTTCTACCAAGATGACATTATAGCTTGGGGTGTAGATCAGTTGAGATGCAAAAGCTTCAAATCCATAGCATGCAGACTTTCTTTGGGGTCTGCTGTCTATCATATCTGGCAGCGTAGAAATGTGATAATTCAATCAAGGGAAGATCAGTTCTAAGGATAGCATAACGAGAATGATTAGATGGGAAATCAAGTCCAATAGAGCATAATGGAAGTTCTGTAATTCTGTCCAGAACAGGGCAGTGTGCTCTATGCGAGGCATTTCCAATTCTGTACTAAAAGCTATTCCTTTAAAAAGCTCTGCTACTTTTATGATTTAATATGAGGGTTCTATGCTCTGGTTTGTGCAGTATCAGGCAGTGTTGTTAAAAGCGCACTTAAGCTCAAAGCTCAAAGCTCAAAGCTCAAAGCTCAAAGCTCAAAGCTCGAAGCCCCAAGGCTCCAATGCTTTTTGCCTCAAAAGCTCAGCTCATTCAAGAAGCACGCTTTAGGCGcgctttttcaaaaaactcgaAGCACactttttggagattttttatatttttcaaaaaaaaaaaccaaaattgaactAAAGCTATAGGATCTTGACATTATTGATATAAGCCAttgattttgtatattttcagtgtaaattacttatcaaaaaaatatatattttgggtATAACTTATCCTAAAACCCAACCCACAACCTCCCAGATCTTctctatctttattttttctccttgAATCAGTAACCCACCTAGCTCCTTGGTACCAATTACCATGTTGCAATGTCCTCATATTCATAGctcattaatataaaaaaaaaaaaaaaaaaatacgtatGATATAATATTTGTGGTAATTGTTTAGTTACTTTAGTGGTTGATTTTGAACATAGCAAACTAATTCTTCCAGAGTTATAGtcattaagtgattaaattattaactaatattaCTAATTAGTCATAGCACATTATAGATATAGGAGATTTAAGAAAGGATATTACATGGAAGTACTAATATCTAgcttatccaaaaaaaacaaatgacttgacttgcaatttttgtgttaaaattgcaaaagtaGGGCATATTTAAATgttatatgaattatataaaaaaaattatttcaatttatatgataatttgataatttgattgttgcatttctcattaataatcatttttaaaatttttaaattattttttaaaaatatgcgCTTCACTTCAATCAGGCGCGCGCTTGCACTTAAGTGCGCCCCTCGCTTTTACCAACACTGGTATCAGGTGTCGGTTTATCAgttaaattgtgtttttttttttttttgtattgtccCTATTGAAGTGAATGTTCatgttaataataaaaaataaaaatagaaaaatagaaaaaaaaaatggaaattattaattgaaaaggATATATCTGGTCAAACATATTCTAATAATATGGAAGACCAATATCATTCATCTACACATAACTCATCAAAACATGCACAGGTTAGAAGAATTTCCAAAGTCACTCTCATATAAATGATAACATATCAATGGACAGACACTGGATGATGGCTATTTATTAACACATGgggaagagagggagagatacTAACCTCTTTCACTTTAAAACGGCCGTTGTTATCAGGATATACAAAAGCAAATGATAATCTTGCACTTTTTCTCCTTGCAGCTGGGGCTACCTCTTTGACCTGTAAAAGAAACACAATAAACCATGAATGGATGAACCatagaaaataaacataaattgaTCCTTGCAAAGAAAGAGACAAAAGTATgacaattaaaatttcaaaccaagATAGAAAGACACTCATCTGgagaaaatttcattataatcaGTTACCTTTGCATTCATACATTGTGCACAGATGCATAAACAATATTACCCCATATATACTTTTTcagtggcagtggcagtggcaTGGTGCATGTTCCTTATACCTTTTTAGGCTCGTATTTCacatttcttattttatatattcatttattatataaaagtaTCAAGTGAATAACAGCTTGAGTAATCAGTACACATGTTAATCCAACAGAAACTCATTTCAACAAACATTCCCATCTGATATTTTTCTGACAAAAACAGAGTGCATCCTAAGCATGTTGTTCTCTCATAACAAGCATATCCCTCTATAGGCCAATTTGATGATTGCAAAGATAGCCCACTATTTATCAGTCACCAAAGACCTAGCCATTTTCTAGTGCAATACCACCATTTCCCTAGTTAACCTCACTCATTGCCATCCAGTTCAAACCAAACCTAAAATGTTTAGTGGTCACCCAGGTAACAGAATCGAATGCCAATCACGACACAACTATTTGACCAATAAGAAAACTGTCAGCTACTTATAGATTGTCAATCAGCCAATCACACACTTATAAACCACTATATAGCGAACCAAGGCCGCAGCGGCAGCTAGTGCCATTCATCATTAATAGAAATAGCAAAAAAGGACTTGTCAATTAAGCAAATACCAATGAGTATGATTTCGAACAAAATTAGAACCACCCACCCCAACTAGTTTGTAAAGGATCCATAaccaaccccaaaatttttggaCTACAGCTTTAAACGCAAAGTCATACAAATTGAACATATAAATGTGCACAAATACCAAATCAGTTAGCTCGCGAAGAGTAGCATCCTTCCAGGTATAAATTTGAACTTCATCCTTGGGCTCCTTGCCTCTCACTGCAAAGTCTTCATCACCATGATGACCCCCAATCTtcacaaaattaaacaaaagttATAGCAGCAATTTACACATAGAGAATCCAACTGAATTTATCAAAACTGCAAAAATGATTTACGCCATAGCTTTGAACAACGAGAATACCTTGGTGAAAACGCGAAGCAACAATGGACAAGTCTGCAAGCAAAGCAATTCAAAGAGAatcaaaaagaaagatttcaGAGAACAAAATCAGAAACCCTAGGAAAAAGTAAGGAAAACCATATACAAACCTTTTCGCGATCAACGGGTTCGAAGCGAGGGCGAGGAGGAAACTGGGCCCTTGGAGGTGGGCCCAGTTGTCTCCCTCCTTGTCTCCTTTGTCCTTCTCCTACTCCtgccatctctctctctctctctctctctctctctcagcttcTGCTTCTCTCTTctgttttttctgttttctgcTTTTAGCGAAGTGGTTTTATTGGTGGGCATGGGCCTGGACATGAGGGATTTGGTCCCGGCCCAGATAGATAAGTCATTGGGCTTTTTGGATTCACTAGTCTTTATGCTACGGCCCAATAGAGGATCAAAAACATTGGAAGCATTTCCAACTACCCATTTGGGCTAATTATTGTTTCACACGCgtaattaattgaaataaatcaaattgTTGGAAAGTAATACATTCAAAACCCTTCTTAAACAATGATCACCGCGCACCCTTAGTACGATGGTtacttcacaaatataaatgatTGTGGGGTATTGGGGGCAAGAGCTGAGGTATTAagctagaatagaaattctatcttgtataataaaaataaaaacccttctCAAACAATGACTAGTGTCTAAGAAAAGACTAATTTCAATGGAAAAAACTATCAAAGTGAATATTGATATACATTCTAatctaataataatagtatGAAAGTAAAATGAAAGCATTGGATTTTTCTTACAAGTCTCACAACCTTTTGCATGCTAAATTGCGTTTCAATATTTAGATGGTGTTAAGTTGTTACTTTTCAATTGAAACCAGTTATAAATCACCTATCATGAGTTCTATTAGattaaagcaattttttttccttttgcataatagattataaagcaatttaacaccaaaaaatttttaattaaatgacgtttgattattttctatttattatttggtttgggtttttacttattaattaagtgtttattaattattaatgctttttatttattaatgcttttctcaaaacttttattataaGGAAATTCTCATAATATGGCACTATGACATGggttaatatttttattttgatatatagCAACATTATTTTCTGacatattagtaatttttttatgcttATAGAGTATGGGAGAATGGTgtttcctcctctcacatttatgataggatccactcattaaattcatggtggggtccaccatgaatgtgagaggggAGAGAATCATTTATTCGTGTTTTggaagtacctaagaatttttaacatgaaaatttgtaacttggatttttttaaatgattttttttttcaagacttCCTCTTGTGGTATCGtaacaaaataaactaaaacttACCTATCACAAGTTTTATTGGGTTGAAAGCAATATAACActttcaagagaaaaaaaaaagagggtacCATCTTTTATCTTTCCACTCTCTCCTCTTATCCTCTCTTGTCTCTTCCCTTCcaaacatattattaaaatcTCTTTCATCTCATGATCCATTTGAAttcccacctttttttttgttttttgccaaATTATAAAATTCGAATCTTAGTCTAAGGCCTAGTGgcacttgtttcttgaatcatcttactttttagtttttacaatcaataagaaaaatatggaaCTTTGATAGTTTCTTTATTGCTGCTTTTAGTGTTCGTTTGGTTTGCACATCCAGGTTCCACGTTTTCTgttttttaccttcttttttttagtcCAGCGCCTCTTACACTATTCATGGAACATGAAGCAAATGAATAGTGATTTCATTAATGAATAGTAactgaaatattttttattgcttttagttttcaacaaaataagcgatatTCAAACGTACATTTAGTCTAAATCAAAAAGCAATGCTGCCATATGGTCTACATGATGATGCTATGttaccttctttttcttcttcttcttcttctttttttccctagaATATGTATTCCAAATTCCATTGaaactaacaaaaatataaaatttctgGACAATCATGCATTAGCCCAACCTAACAAAAAAAGACCAACAATCTTCCATTCCTTGAGGGAGATTTGAATTATTCAATATTCGGGTCATTAGTTAACATTTTCCAGCGTATTAATTCAACTACACATTAATATCATCAATTTAATTTCGACGGCATCAACATGTTCAATTCCAAACTTTACCAGTTTTACAAAACAATCCAGCATATTTGTGAAACCAAATATGATAAATTTCATTTCCACCCACACTGATTTTGTGGTGCCATGAAAGCAAACTTCTTTTTAAGTTGTTGGACCTACTTTCCTGGTAAAATAGTTCCATGATGTTACATTACAATACATTATTCTTACCAAATTATATGTACTACCCAccttattataatttaggaaaacccatatatataatttgatttctgaaaatgacaaaagaaaagataatccCAGGACCATACCtttccctcaaaaaaagaaaaaaagaaagaaaaaaaagaagataatccCATGACAGATAGTACCAATTGACTAAGATTCTTTGTTCCCTCTTCATTACAAGGAAACAAGGACAGCGTGCTTAGTGAAAATAGTGAAAGGACTTGAAAGCTCAGCTGATAGTGAAGGTATGGCAAAAAAGGGAAATTCACATTAAAGAAGCTTGACACTGCTATCAAAGCATTCCTAAACTGGTAAGCCCCATTGGGTTCACCATCTCACCAGTCATCACACACAAGTTCCTACTTGGATTAGACCCCAAAGATGGTCAGTAATTACAGAGTTGATGGACCTCACTAAGGAAAATTATGTGgaactttataaataaaaaaataaacaaagaagaGTTTTTCCTGTGTAATGGTTGATGtggcagtaaaaaaaaaaaaaaaaaaatgtagtttgtgGACCATGGACATTTGATTATGCAGCAATTGTTGTATACTAAAAAAGCAGTATATGTCCCTTAAACACTTGATTATGCAATAATTGCTGCATACAAATTATCATTTATCATACCAATTAAGTTAATTTGTTAGCAATGCTATCTTACCTTGTGATACCTGTATAGGAAAATGTAAAAAAGGGAATGACTTCGAGTCTTTGAGCATGCCCGACTGGGACTGAGCTAGCCTATGGGCTGAACCTAGGCCACAATCATTGGTTTGAATTACAATTACATACAAATTGTCTAACCCTCCTACTGGCCTAAACTCAAACTTGGCCGACCGGTTCTGAAAATTGATGCTCTTCTCTTGCTTGGACACTTTACTAGTGAAAAAGGAGGAAATTTACAGAACTTCTTGGAGTTTGTATTTGGTAATGTAGATCTCTTTTACATGAAAGAGGGGGACACTACGCAATTGGGAGACTATCTGCATTACTATAGAACTTCTCAaaatacttgattttttttttttaaatcacttaTTAACTTATATTTTTCGGATTCTCCTCTTTTCGTCTTTATCCTAACATAGAGGGATAAAACCAGATCATAGGTGCCGTACCTCATAGAGACATTACTCCATCAATTATACCAAATGTTCAACCATTTTcacatttaattttataatttattaatttgtataaCTGTGAGGACTCAATAATAAGTTTGGATTTTGCAAGGGAAAAAATATCGATCatttataaacataaaatttattaaattgagatattaagaacatatttgatatatgtatttaaatatatatattttatttttaaataatattatacattttttacactttttaattgcaaatatttctaaaaaaccTGTTAACATATGTACAGCCCTAAATATGAGATTCAGCATATCTCTAAAACTATTCTTACTCCATCCCATTTTCTTCCATTTGGATCTCTCAAGTACCTACCTACCTTGCCTTGcctagttttaaaaaaaaaaaagtgtcacaCTAGTAGTCATAATAAATGTGAGCATCACGAAGGCGAATACATTAGGACTGAATACCACATCAATCAGTCAAATCATAATAGAGCATCTTCTACTAAAGTTGTTCTAATTAATGGATCTAAtaccacttcttttttttttctttttttctttttttttaaactttgccTCACAAAATTCCTCTACATGACAGCCAAAAAAGCTGAAATTGCAAATGGAGCTGACAGTGTGCAATTGCAGCGTGAGCAGAAAGAGCACGACATGTTGTGGGGCTCCAAGTGGGTCCATTCCTTgtcacatgagagagagagttgaactGTTAAAACTCTGATTGGCATGTGACTCTTGAGGGCTGTCCCTTTCGTAATTACATCCCAAAAATCAAACTCTTGATCTCAAATTGGCTGATTGGCTCTGAGatcaaattttaagatttttcatGATGACTATTTCAGATGTAAAGTAGACGATGGTGACCAAAAGGCCGTTAATCAAGGGTGCATTAGCTttagaaattcaattttttttataattttttttcatcattgtttatataacttcttctttttttgtgtaaCCAATTTATATAActtcttattatattataataaggGTATTCACATCAGAAAATTctactctattttattttaccatttcaaaaagtcactttatcaattatacaataccattttataatacatctaaaatataaatttttattttacaatataacacattaaaataataaaaagtatgcaataaaatatattttattctctctctcatttctgtctctctttctctttctcaaccaTTGGTCAAGTACCACAGAGAAAACTCAACACATCCATCTACATAGCAACCACTCTCTCAACCACACCACCTCCACACAGCAACTTAGTCACCACCACACAGCAACCACCATGACACCAAAACCCGTTAACCAACAaaacccttcttcttcttcatcctcaGGATTCGTCACCGTTTTCATCGAGTCAGTCACTTCAACCTAAAACCCCAACTGCAAGAACAAGCCTTTCCACCACCACCAAGATCTTCCTCTTCCCTTACCCAATCATCAACCTAGACCCACACTGCCACCACAATCTTCGATCTCCGCCAATcctaaacccaaaatcaacacCCAGCTCTGTCACACCGATCCCAAATCTAAAATCTCCAATCCACGCATAGATCATCACCCAGCTCCGTAACGCCCATATTAActaaaatccaaaacccatAACCCACGACCCACCACGCCGATCCACCACCTAACCCGTGATACACCGATTAGAGCAAACCATACCCACATTGGAGCAAACCCATCAAAGCAAAACATTGAAGCCATATCAAAGCAAAACATCGAGGCGCGAGGGAGGAGAAAtctaaaagagagagagagatgaggggGACAAAGTTGAGAGAGTGGGAGAGTCGGGAGTAGATGAGAGAGAAAACAGGTAGCACAATTGCACTATAgtacaattgcaaatttttttgcaacagTGGACAAATACAATTCCGGATGCTGAGCAATTTTGGGCCTGAAATGCCAAATGTTCCTTACATTTCGCATTTCACAGGCCcaatgcaaatgctctaatggACTGATTATTCAATCACTTGCCAAAACTAACCTACTTACCGTAAACTGAACCAACCACTCTGACAATCTACGATGGGTCTTCATCTTTATAAACCGATGTTGATAGGTTGGTTGGCAAGTTTCCTCTTCCAAAACTTGAGCCACCTGTCCTGATCTTGAAAACCACCAATCTAGCAAATCCAAGTGTTTTTTTGTGAAGATTTAACAGAGATCCACTAGATCCGATGAGATCTCATCGGATTGGGGGAGTTTTTTGTGGTTGCTCTGTTGTTATTAGTTTCGATAGAATCGACTACCACTCAACGCATAATCCAACCCGCTCTATCCAATTCCCTCACCAGTCAATGGTGGCTCTGAAACTTCTCCACTCGGTTTGGTTAGATTGGTTGTGGATTGGGCACAACTCCACCTGGACCAACCTGTAAACATACCTAAAAACAACTTATCAtcttaacaatttatttattaaaaaaaaaactatgttcaTAACGTTgcttattaattaataaatgatCCATCAGTTTGATCACACAAGCAACGTCCCTAAGATAATTAAGAATGGTTCAGGAATATTtgatataacaaaaaataacaatatttagaagggaaaaaaaatctaggaaATTGTGGGAATAGAACCCCAATACAAAAAGGGCCTATGTCTTTTACGTTGCCTCATGAGTCGAGCGTGATTTACaccccatcatcatcattaatTATTGCATATTTTGCATTCTCACTGAA from Castanea sativa cultivar Marrone di Chiusa Pesio chromosome 6, ASM4071231v1 includes:
- the LOC142641581 gene encoding histone deacetylase complex subunit SAP18; translated protein: MAGVGEGQRRQGGRQLGPPPRAQFPPRPRFEPVDREKTCPLLLRVFTKIGGHHGDEDFAVRGKEPKDEVQIYTWKDATLRELTDLVKEVAPAARRKSARLSFAFVYPDNNGRFKVKEVGMTYSYGNGRLDDSKTLAELRFQIGDYLDVAIL